A part of Syngnathoides biaculeatus isolate LvHL_M chromosome 21, ASM1980259v1, whole genome shotgun sequence genomic DNA contains:
- the LOC133494568 gene encoding eukaryotic initiation factor 4A-I-like isoform X2: protein MEPDGVIESNWNDIVDSFDDMNLREDLLRGIYAYGFEKPSAIQQRAILPCIKGHDVIAQAQSGTGKTATFAISILQQIDVGLKGTQALVLAPTRELAQQIQKVVLSLGDYMGAGCHACIGGTSIRSDVQKLQAESPHIVVGTPGRVFDMLSRKNISAKYIKMFVLDEADEMLSRGFKDQIYEIFQKLLGSTQVVLLSATMPTDVLEVTSKFMRDPIRILVKREELTLEGIRQFYVNVEKEEWKLDTLCDLYETLTITQAVIFINTRRKVDWLTEKMQSRDFTVSAMHGEMDQKERDLIMREFRSGSSRVLITTDLLARGIDVQQVSLVINYDLPTNRENYIHRIGRGGRFGRKGVAINMVTDDDKRILRDIETFYNTTIEEMPMNVADLF, encoded by the exons ATGGAGCCAGATGGCGTCATTGAA AGCAACTGGAATGATATTGTGGACAGTTTTGATGACATGAACCTGCGCGAGGATTTGCTCCGTGGAATTTACGCCTACGGTTTTGAAAAGCCTTCTGCTATCCAACAGAGAGCCATTCTTCCTTGTATCAAGG GTCATGATGTGATTGCTCAGGCCCAGTCCGGCACCGGCAAGACCGCCACCTTCGCCATTTCCATCCTGCAGCAGATTGACGTGGGGCTGAAAGGCACCCAGGCTTTGGTCTTGGCCCCCACCAGGGAGCTGGCTCAACAG ATCCAGAAGGTGGTGCTGTCTCTGGGCGACTACATGGGCGCCGGTTGCCACGCCTGCATCGGCGGGACCAGCATCCGCTCGGACGTCCAGAAGCTCCAGGCGGAGTCCCCGCACATCGTGGTGGGGACCCCCGGCCGTGTCTTCGACATGTTGAGCCGCAAGAACATCT ctgctaAGTACATCAAAATGTTTGTGCTGGATGAAGCCGATGAGATGTTGAGCCGAGGCTTCAAGGACCAGATCTACGAGATCTTCCAGAAACTGCTTGGCAGCACGCAG GTTGTCCTGCTGTCGGCCACAATGCCAACCGACGTGTTGGAGGTCACCTCGAAGTTCATGCGCGATCCCATCCGCATCCTCGTCAAGAGAGAAGAGCTGACCCTGGAGGGTATCCGCCAGTTCTACGTTAACGTGGAGAAAGAG GAGTGGAAACTGGACACGCTGTGCGACCTGTACGAGACCCTGACCATCACCCAGGCCGTCATCTTCATCAACACCAGGAGAAAAGTGGACTGGCTCACAGAGAAGATGCAGTCGAGAGACTTCACCGTTTCAGCTATG caCGGCGAAATGGACCAGAAAGAGCGCGACTTGATCATGAGGGAGTTCCGTTCCGGCTCCAGTCGAGTCCTCATCACCACTGACCTGCTG GCTCGCGGCATCGACGTGCAGCAGGTCTCCCTCGTCATCAACTACGACCTCCCCACCAACAGGGAAAACTACATCCACAG GATTGGCCGCGGCGGTCGTTTTGGCAGAAAGGGCGTCGCCATCAACATGGTGACCGACGACGACAAGCGCATCCTGCGGGACATCGAGACCTTCTACAACACCACCATCGAGGAGATGCCCATGAATGTGGCGGATCTTTTCtaa
- the LOC133494569 gene encoding endophilin-A1-like isoform X1, translating to MSVAGLKKQFHKATQKVSEKVGGAEGTKLDDDFKEMEKKVDVTSRAVLEIMTKTTEYLQPNPASRAKLSMINTMSKIRGQEKGPGYPQAESVLGDAMLKFGRELGDDSCFGLALVDAGEAMKELGEVKDALDMEVKQNFIDPLQNLHDKDLKEIQHHLKKMEGRRLDFDYKKKRQGKVQDDEIKQASEKFDESKEIAEQSMFNLLESDIEQVSQLAALVQAQLEYHSRTAQILQQLSGKMDDRIKEVSGKPRKEFVPKPRMTLELLPPSDSHNGGLHSAKSPGRSPAPLDQPCCRALYDFEPENDGELGFKEGDVITLTNQIDDNCEGPVAVFAIVAKSDILEEVRRGILPAGPEPVRSCDLTLPRGCTK from the exons ATGTCCGTCGCGGGGTTGAAGAAGCAGTTCCACAAAGCCACGCAG AAAGTCAGCGAGAAGGTGGGCGGCGCCGAAGGGACCAAGCTCGACGATGACTTTAAAGAAATGGAGAAG AAAGTGGACGTGACCAGCCGAGCGGTTCTGGAGATCATGACCAAAACCACCGAGTACCTGCAGCCCAACCCGGCGTCCAGAGCCAAACTCAGCATGATCAACACCATGTCCAAAATCCGCGGCCAGGAGAAGGGCCCCGGGTACCCGCAGGCCGAGTCCGTCCTGGGAGATGCCATGTTGAAGTTCGGCCGGGAACTCGGGGACGACTCCTGCTTCG GCCTGGCGCTGGTGGACGCCGGCGAGGCGATGAAGGAGCTGGGCGAGGTCAAGGACGCTCTGGACATGGAGGTGAAGCAGAACTTCATCGACCCGCTGCAGAACCTCCACGACAAAGACCTAAAGGAGATCCAG caccaCCTGAAGAAGATGGAAGGTCGCCGTCTCGACTTTGACTACAAGAAGAAACGTCAGGGCAAGGTGCAGGACGACGAGATCAAGCAGGCCTCGGAGAAGTTTGACGAGAGCAAGGAGATCGCCGAGCAGAGCATGTTCAACCTTCTGGAAAGCGAC ATCGAGCAGGTGAGCCAGCTGGCGGCGCTGGTCCAGGCCCAGTTGGAGTACCACAGTCGCACGGCTCAAATCCTCCAGCAGCTCTCCGGCAAGATGGACGACAG GATAAAGGAAGTGTCCGGTAAGCCCAGGAAGGAGTTTGTCCCCAAACCGCGGATGACCTTGGAGCTGCTGCCGCCCAGCGACAGCCACAACGGCGGCCTCCACTCTGCCAAATCGCCCGGGAGATCACCAG CTCCGCTGGACCAGCCGTGCTGCCGGGCGCTCTACGACTTCGAGCCCGAGAACGACGGCGAGCTGGGCTTCAAGGAGGGCGACGTCATCACGCTGACCAACCAGATCGACGACAACTG TGAGGGACCCGTTGCGGTCTTCGCCATCGTGGCGAAGAGTGACATACTTGAAGAAGTGCGCCGCGGCATTTTGCCAGCTGGACCGGAACCGGTGCGATCGTGTGACCTCACTTTGCCTCGCGGCTGTACAAAATAG
- the LOC133494791 gene encoding sentrin-specific protease 3-like, whose translation MRDSGGSLTQNRWQGDLGLTAVGQEDTGGGGIPGDHLIVPVSDHSIPSPVHLRLGQKEKVWSGEDEAEEDGMGHADDEFKGGCWEENEDDDEEEGVGDDEDEERAAVVELDIADFLPQTTQHYQHANFGAPLKDQGVLMEEEEEETPLPQAGTGRLASEPRLHRFWAPHRRRQRFGGAPGSRLSQHWKSWRQRAQRVYSLGLRWSLQGQKYNCYSKNTRTKRSLYTDDDNSEDVGFADAAGDKQRSGCSPDSHPERGRREVEEKRAEPALSEEHVGCVTGILEESLQKYGSLIPIHIEDIVERLEDIFRENFSQPHRKATVQHLIQSFQRSSGSALAKSFRVNYKRHVLTMDDLGTLYGQNWLNDQIMNMYGDLVMDSVPQKVHFFNSFFYDKLRTKGYEGVKRWTKNVDIFQKELLLIPIHLEVHWSLVSVDIPQKSITYFDSQRTLNRRCPKHIYKYLQAEAIKKDRQDFLTGWKGFFKMKVGRQNNDSDCGAFVLQYCKCLALGQPFSFGQQDMPRLRRQMYKELCDCKLTL comes from the exons ATGCGAGACAGTGGGGGTAGCCTGACCCAGAACCGCTGGCAGGGAGAtctgggtctgactgctgtggGCCAGGAAGACACCGGAGGAG GTGGGATTCCCGGAGACCACCTGATTGTCCCAGTGTCCGACCACAGCATCCCCAGCCCCGTGCACCTCCGCCTGGGCCAGAAAGAAAAGGTGTGGAGCGGCGAGGATGAGGCGGAAGAGGACGGGATGGGCCACGCCGACGACGAGTTCAAGGGCGGCTGCTGGGAGGAGAAtgaggacgacgacgaagagGAGGGCGTCGGAGACGACGAGGATGAGGAGCGAGCGGCCGTGGTGGAGTTGGACATCGCAGACTTCCTCCCGCAGACCACCCAGCATTACCAGCACGCAAACTTCGGCGCGCCGCTGAAGGACCAAGGCGTActgatggaggaggaagaggaggagacgcCGCTCCCCCAGGCCGGAACGGGGCGCCTGGCCTCGGAGCCCCGCCTGCACAGATTCTGGGCCCCTCACCGGCGCCGGCAGCGGTTCGGCGGTGCCCCGGGCTCCCGCCTCAGCCAGCACTGGAAGAGCTGGCGCCAGCGGGCGCAGCGGGTCTACTCCCTCGGGCTCCGTTGGAGCCTGCAAGGACAGAAGTACAACTGTTACAGCAAGAATACCAGGACAAAACGGTCGCTGTACACAGATGACGATAACAGCGAGGATGTGGGATTCGCTGATGCTGCCGGAG ATAAGCAGAGGAGCGGCTGCTCTCCCGACAGCCACCCAGAGCGAGGCAGACGGGAAGTGGAGGAAAAGCGAGCGGAACCGGCGCTTTCCGAGGAGCACGTGGGCTGCGTAACAG GCATTCTGGAAGAATCCCTGCAGAAATACGGCAGTTTGATCCCGATCCACATCGAAGACATCGTGGAGAGACTTGAGGACATCTTCAGAGAGAACTTCTCCCAGCCGCACAG GAAAGCCACGGTCCAACACCTGATACAATCCTTCCAGCGTTCGTCGGGATCAGCTCTGGCCAAATCCTTCCGGGTCAATTACAAACGCCACGTTCTGACCATGGATGACCTCGGAACCCTGTACGGACAGAATTGGCTCAATGACCAG ATTATGAACATGTACGGCGACCTGGTGATGGACTCGGTCCCGCAGAAG GTTCACTTTTTCAACAGCTTTTTCTACGACAAGCTAAGGACAAAAGGCTACGAAGGAGTCAAACGGTGGACGAAGAAC GTGGATATCTTCCAGAAGGAGCTCTTGTTGATCCCCATCCACCTGGAGGTCCACTGGTCCCTGGTCAGCGTTGACATTCCTCAGAAATCCATCACCTACTTTGACTCCCAGCGGACCCTCAATCGACGTTGCCCCAAG caCATTtataagtatctgcaagcagaGGCCATCAAAAAAGACCGGCAAGACTTTTTGACTGGCTGGAAAGGCTTCTTCAAAATG AAGGTGGGCCGGCAGAACAATGACAGCGACTGCGGCGCGTTCGTGTTACAG TACTGCAAGTGTCTGGCCCTGGGGCAGCCGTTCAGTTTCGGCCAGCAGGACATGCCGCGTTTGCGCAGGCAAATGTACAAAGAACTGTGTGACTGTAAGCTCACcctgtga
- the LOC133494569 gene encoding endophilin-A1-like isoform X2, with translation MSVAGLKKQFHKATQKVSEKVGGAEGTKLDDDFKEMEKKVDVTSRAVLEIMTKTTEYLQPNPASRAKLSMINTMSKIRGQEKGPGYPQAESVLGDAMLKFGRELGDDSCFGLALVDAGEAMKELGEVKDALDMEVKQNFIDPLQNLHDKDLKEIQHHLKKMEGRRLDFDYKKKRQGKVQDDEIKQASEKFDESKEIAEQSMFNLLESDIEQVSQLAALVQAQLEYHSRTAQILQQLSGKMDDRIKEVSGKPRKEFVPKPRMTLELLPPSDSHNGGLHSAKSPGRSPAPLDQPCCRALYDFEPENDGELGFKEGDVITLTNQIDDNWYEGMIHGHSGFFPINYVDILVPLPH, from the exons ATGTCCGTCGCGGGGTTGAAGAAGCAGTTCCACAAAGCCACGCAG AAAGTCAGCGAGAAGGTGGGCGGCGCCGAAGGGACCAAGCTCGACGATGACTTTAAAGAAATGGAGAAG AAAGTGGACGTGACCAGCCGAGCGGTTCTGGAGATCATGACCAAAACCACCGAGTACCTGCAGCCCAACCCGGCGTCCAGAGCCAAACTCAGCATGATCAACACCATGTCCAAAATCCGCGGCCAGGAGAAGGGCCCCGGGTACCCGCAGGCCGAGTCCGTCCTGGGAGATGCCATGTTGAAGTTCGGCCGGGAACTCGGGGACGACTCCTGCTTCG GCCTGGCGCTGGTGGACGCCGGCGAGGCGATGAAGGAGCTGGGCGAGGTCAAGGACGCTCTGGACATGGAGGTGAAGCAGAACTTCATCGACCCGCTGCAGAACCTCCACGACAAAGACCTAAAGGAGATCCAG caccaCCTGAAGAAGATGGAAGGTCGCCGTCTCGACTTTGACTACAAGAAGAAACGTCAGGGCAAGGTGCAGGACGACGAGATCAAGCAGGCCTCGGAGAAGTTTGACGAGAGCAAGGAGATCGCCGAGCAGAGCATGTTCAACCTTCTGGAAAGCGAC ATCGAGCAGGTGAGCCAGCTGGCGGCGCTGGTCCAGGCCCAGTTGGAGTACCACAGTCGCACGGCTCAAATCCTCCAGCAGCTCTCCGGCAAGATGGACGACAG GATAAAGGAAGTGTCCGGTAAGCCCAGGAAGGAGTTTGTCCCCAAACCGCGGATGACCTTGGAGCTGCTGCCGCCCAGCGACAGCCACAACGGCGGCCTCCACTCTGCCAAATCGCCCGGGAGATCACCAG CTCCGCTGGACCAGCCGTGCTGCCGGGCGCTCTACGACTTCGAGCCCGAGAACGACGGCGAGCTGGGCTTCAAGGAGGGCGACGTCATCACGCTGACCAACCAGATCGACGACAACTGGTACGAGGGGATGATCCACGGCCACTCGGGCTTCTTCCCCATCAACTACGTCGACATCCTAGTGCCCCTCCCGCATTAA
- the LOC133494390 gene encoding coronin-2B-like: MSWRSSFHCSKFRQVFGKASSRERSYDGIPITRGVHDNQYCSVNPCFIAMVTECGGGGSFLVLPIHHTGRVDSQHPRVCGHKAQVVDIKWNPFDDSCIASCSEDCTVKIWDIPLRGVERNLTQARKTLIGHSRRVGLIEWHPTAENLLLSSAYDYKVLLWDVSQDGAVLRCPIRVVMAPVHHRFPSEMLLLSVSFNREGNRLAVASKDRRVRVLDPRTGRILQVSCNDYHRANKVVYVGGLKMLLSTGCSPWNHRQIVLWDPDDLSEPLHEEDLDGSAGVLFPFFDPDTDMLYLAGKGDGNIRYYELSSEKPYISFLTEFKSPLPHKGLAVMPKRGLDVNICEIFRFYRLIAVKGLVEPLSMIVPRKESATFHEDLYPMTAGNRAAVTAQEWLAGIDRGPVLMSLHPGTRVVNPYQESQTENSCYPKGSTTKAACLSTPGHRENNFLDEQLAYQNAKYDRRAPSAWQSDESQLWTYDVTPHCCEPVERPPPTTEDELREVFYKQQEEIRGLREILDQKDVRIAELEQEVRQTNDASATR; encoded by the exons ATGTCGTGGCGCTCGTCCTTCCACTGCTCCAAGTTCCGCCAAGTCTTCGGGAAAGCCTCCAGCAGGGAGCGCAGCTACGACGGCATTCCCATCACACGCGGCGTCCACGACAACCAGTACTGCTCCGTCAACCCTTGTTTCATCGCCATGGTGACAGAGTGCGGCGGTGGCGGGTCCTTCCTGGTGCTGCCAATCCATCAT ACAGGCAGAGTGGACTCTCAGCATCCGAGGGTGTGCGGACACAAGGCTCAGGTTGTTGACATCAAGTGGAACCCGTTCGACGACAGCTGCATCGCCTCGTGTTCTGAGGACTGCACG GTAAAGATTTGGGACATTCCGCTCCGTGGTGTGGAACGAAACCTCACCCAGGCCAGGAAGACTCTGATTGGACACTCCAGGAGGGTAGGGCTCATCGAGTGGCATCCGACTGCTGAGAACCTACTTCTGAGCTCGGCCTACGACTACAAG GTCCTCCTCTGGGATGTCTCCCAGGACGGGGCGGTGCTCAGGTGCCCGATCCGTGTGGTCATGGCGCCCGTCCACCACCGCTTCCCATCAGAGATGTTGCTGCTGTCTGTCAGCTTTAACCGGGAAGGAAACCGTCTGGCAGTCGCGTCCAAGGACAGGCGTGTTCGAGTACTGGATCCCCGCACAGGAAGGATTCTCcag GTGTCCTGCAACGACTACCACAGGGCCAACAAGGTCGTGTACGTCGGAGGTTTGAAGATGCTGCTGAGCACCGGGTGTTCGCCCTGGAACCACAGGCAGATCGTCCTCTGGGACCCG GATGACTTGTCGGAGCCTCTGCACGAAGAAGACCTGGACGGTTCTGCAGGAGTTCTCTTCCCGTTCTTTGATCCAGACACTGACATGCTTTACCTGGCTGGGAAG GGCGATGGGAACATCAGATACTACGAGCTGAGTTCGGAGAAACCTTACATCAGCTTCCTGACCGAGTTTAAGTCCCCGTTGCCTCACAAAGGACTCG CGGTGATGCCAAAGCGTGGTCTGGACGTCAACATCTGCGAGATTTTCCGATTCTATCGCCTGATCGCCGTCAAAGGCCTGGTGGAGCCGCTGTCCATGATTGTGCCGCGCAAGGAG TCGGCAACATTCCACGAGGATCTGTATCCAATGACAGCGGGAAACCGGGCCGCCGTGACGGCTCAAGAGTGGCTGGCGGGGATCGACAGAG GCCCAGTCTTGATGTCTCTACATCCTGGGACTCGGGTGGTCAACCCCTACCAAGAAAGCCAGACTGAGAACAGCTGCTACCCGAAGGGGTCGACCACAAAAGCAGCGTGCCTCTCGACCCCGGGCCACAGGGAAAAT AACTTCCTAGACGAACAGTTGGCTTACCAGAACGCCAAATACGACAGACGCGCGCCTTCCGCCTGGCAGTCAGATGAGTCACAGCTGTGGACGTATGACGTCACCCCCCACTGCTGTGAACCTGTGGAGAGACCCCCGCCCACCACAGAGGATGAG CTCCGTGAAGTATTCTACAAACAGCAAGAAGAGATCAGAGGTCTCCGCGAAATACTTGACCAGAAAGAC GTGAGGATCGCCGAGCTGGAACAGGAAGTCAGACAGACCAACGACGCGAGCGCGACGCGGTGA
- the LOC133494391 gene encoding acidic leucine-rich nuclear phosphoprotein 32 family member D-like isoform X2 gives MDIKKMLLQELDQRSPKDVKELILDNSHCSDGRIEGITEEFCNLEMLSLINVHLTTLADIPKLEKLKKLELSDNRISGGLEVLAERLKNLTHLHLSGNKFKDISTLEPLKNLPQLKSLDLFNCEVTNLADYRESIFKLLPNLTYLDGLDIDNCEASDSEGEVDGAEEDDEGCDTEDFEDEEEEDEEDVVAIEDDDEDDDSGDDENGHVNGDVDSDEDVDDEEDDEDDEDDDDSSSPAKGEKRKRDPEDEDDD, from the exons ATGGACATTAAGAAAATGCTGTTGCAAGAGCTGGACCAGCGGTCGCCGAAAGAC GTCAAGGAGCTGATTCTGGACAACAGTCACTGCAGTGATGGGAGAATTGAAGGTATCACAGAGGAGTTCTGCAATCTGGAGATGTTGAGCCTCATCAACGTCCACCTGACCACCCTGGCAGATATTCCCAAACTAGAGAAACTGAAGAAG CTGGAGCTGAGTGACAACAGGATTTCAGGTGGTCTGGAGGTTCTGGCTGAGCGGCTGAAGAACTTGACGCATCTTCACCTCAGCGGCAACAAGTTTAAAGACATCAGCACCCTGGAACCACTG AAAAACCTGCCTCAGCTGAAGAGTCTGGACCTCTTCAACTGCGAGGTGACCAACCTGGCCGACTACAGAGAGTCCATCTTCAAGCTGCTCCCCAACCTCACCTACCTGGACGGCTTAGACATCGACAACTGCGAGGCGTCCGACTCGGAGGGCGAGGTGGACGGAGCCGAGGAGGACGACGAAG GCTGCGACACGGAAGAttttgaggatgaagaggaggaggatgaagaggatgTGGTGGCGATAGAGGATGACGACGAAGATGATGACAGCGGGGATGATGAG AACGGGCACGTGAACGGCGACGTCGACAGCGACGAAGACGTGGACGATGAAgaggacgacgaggacgacgaaGATGACGATG ACAGCTCGTCTCCGGCCAAAggagagaagaggaagagggaCCCCGAAGACGAAGACGACGATTAA
- the LOC133494391 gene encoding acidic leucine-rich nuclear phosphoprotein 32 family member D-like isoform X1: MDIKKMLLQELDQRSPKDVKELILDNSHCSDGRIEGITEEFCNLEMLSLINVHLTTLADIPKLEKLKKLELSDNRISGGLEVLAERLKNLTHLHLSGNKFKDISTLEPLKNLPQLKSLDLFNCEVTNLADYRESIFKLLPNLTYLDGLDIDNCEASDSEGEVDGAEEDDEGCDTEDFEDEEEEDEEDVVAIEDDDEDDDSGDDENGHVNGDVDSDEDVDDEEDDEDDEDDDADSSSPAKGEKRKRDPEDEDDD, encoded by the exons ATGGACATTAAGAAAATGCTGTTGCAAGAGCTGGACCAGCGGTCGCCGAAAGAC GTCAAGGAGCTGATTCTGGACAACAGTCACTGCAGTGATGGGAGAATTGAAGGTATCACAGAGGAGTTCTGCAATCTGGAGATGTTGAGCCTCATCAACGTCCACCTGACCACCCTGGCAGATATTCCCAAACTAGAGAAACTGAAGAAG CTGGAGCTGAGTGACAACAGGATTTCAGGTGGTCTGGAGGTTCTGGCTGAGCGGCTGAAGAACTTGACGCATCTTCACCTCAGCGGCAACAAGTTTAAAGACATCAGCACCCTGGAACCACTG AAAAACCTGCCTCAGCTGAAGAGTCTGGACCTCTTCAACTGCGAGGTGACCAACCTGGCCGACTACAGAGAGTCCATCTTCAAGCTGCTCCCCAACCTCACCTACCTGGACGGCTTAGACATCGACAACTGCGAGGCGTCCGACTCGGAGGGCGAGGTGGACGGAGCCGAGGAGGACGACGAAG GCTGCGACACGGAAGAttttgaggatgaagaggaggaggatgaagaggatgTGGTGGCGATAGAGGATGACGACGAAGATGATGACAGCGGGGATGATGAG AACGGGCACGTGAACGGCGACGTCGACAGCGACGAAGACGTGGACGATGAAgaggacgacgaggacgacgaaGATGACGATG CAGACAGCTCGTCTCCGGCCAAAggagagaagaggaagagggaCCCCGAAGACGAAGACGACGATTAA
- the LOC133494568 gene encoding eukaryotic initiation factor 4A-I-like isoform X1 — MSADNDNRDNGPEGMEPDGVIESNWNDIVDSFDDMNLREDLLRGIYAYGFEKPSAIQQRAILPCIKGHDVIAQAQSGTGKTATFAISILQQIDVGLKGTQALVLAPTRELAQQIQKVVLSLGDYMGAGCHACIGGTSIRSDVQKLQAESPHIVVGTPGRVFDMLSRKNISAKYIKMFVLDEADEMLSRGFKDQIYEIFQKLLGSTQVVLLSATMPTDVLEVTSKFMRDPIRILVKREELTLEGIRQFYVNVEKEEWKLDTLCDLYETLTITQAVIFINTRRKVDWLTEKMQSRDFTVSAMHGEMDQKERDLIMREFRSGSSRVLITTDLLARGIDVQQVSLVINYDLPTNRENYIHRIGRGGRFGRKGVAINMVTDDDKRILRDIETFYNTTIEEMPMNVADLF; from the exons aTGTCTGCTGACAACGACAATAG aGACAATGGCCCAGAAGGCATGGAGCCAGATGGCGTCATTGAA AGCAACTGGAATGATATTGTGGACAGTTTTGATGACATGAACCTGCGCGAGGATTTGCTCCGTGGAATTTACGCCTACGGTTTTGAAAAGCCTTCTGCTATCCAACAGAGAGCCATTCTTCCTTGTATCAAGG GTCATGATGTGATTGCTCAGGCCCAGTCCGGCACCGGCAAGACCGCCACCTTCGCCATTTCCATCCTGCAGCAGATTGACGTGGGGCTGAAAGGCACCCAGGCTTTGGTCTTGGCCCCCACCAGGGAGCTGGCTCAACAG ATCCAGAAGGTGGTGCTGTCTCTGGGCGACTACATGGGCGCCGGTTGCCACGCCTGCATCGGCGGGACCAGCATCCGCTCGGACGTCCAGAAGCTCCAGGCGGAGTCCCCGCACATCGTGGTGGGGACCCCCGGCCGTGTCTTCGACATGTTGAGCCGCAAGAACATCT ctgctaAGTACATCAAAATGTTTGTGCTGGATGAAGCCGATGAGATGTTGAGCCGAGGCTTCAAGGACCAGATCTACGAGATCTTCCAGAAACTGCTTGGCAGCACGCAG GTTGTCCTGCTGTCGGCCACAATGCCAACCGACGTGTTGGAGGTCACCTCGAAGTTCATGCGCGATCCCATCCGCATCCTCGTCAAGAGAGAAGAGCTGACCCTGGAGGGTATCCGCCAGTTCTACGTTAACGTGGAGAAAGAG GAGTGGAAACTGGACACGCTGTGCGACCTGTACGAGACCCTGACCATCACCCAGGCCGTCATCTTCATCAACACCAGGAGAAAAGTGGACTGGCTCACAGAGAAGATGCAGTCGAGAGACTTCACCGTTTCAGCTATG caCGGCGAAATGGACCAGAAAGAGCGCGACTTGATCATGAGGGAGTTCCGTTCCGGCTCCAGTCGAGTCCTCATCACCACTGACCTGCTG GCTCGCGGCATCGACGTGCAGCAGGTCTCCCTCGTCATCAACTACGACCTCCCCACCAACAGGGAAAACTACATCCACAG GATTGGCCGCGGCGGTCGTTTTGGCAGAAAGGGCGTCGCCATCAACATGGTGACCGACGACGACAAGCGCATCCTGCGGGACATCGAGACCTTCTACAACACCACCATCGAGGAGATGCCCATGAATGTGGCGGATCTTTTCtaa